The Streptomyces sp. Alt3 genome has a segment encoding these proteins:
- a CDS encoding alpha/beta fold hydrolase: MDKTLSRDGTSIAYRRHGDGLPVILVGGALSTAADEAPLAALLAPRFTAVTYDRRGRGASGDGGPWSLRREIEDLAAVAAAAGGRVSLFGMLSGGALALEAQAAGLPVDLLAVYQPPYTPGPDGLLYKSRCTALLHRLLAEGDRAGAVELYLSQTGIPEETVARMRRAPLWAGLEAVAHTLAYDDALLGDGAVPVARFASVTARTLVMTGGFSTEQARTTSLALAAAVPRARQRTLTGQTRELAPHAIAPVLAEFFAREVFAGRVSR, encoded by the coding sequence ATCGCGTACCGCCGTCACGGCGACGGGCTACCGGTGATCCTGGTCGGCGGGGCCCTGAGCACCGCGGCCGACGAGGCGCCGCTGGCCGCCCTGCTGGCCCCGCGCTTCACGGCCGTCACGTACGACCGGCGGGGGCGCGGGGCGAGCGGAGACGGCGGTCCGTGGTCGCTGCGCCGCGAGATCGAGGACCTGGCGGCGGTCGCGGCTGCGGCGGGCGGGCGCGTCTCACTGTTCGGCATGCTGTCGGGCGGGGCGCTGGCTCTGGAGGCGCAGGCCGCTGGGCTGCCCGTGGACCTGCTGGCGGTCTACCAGCCGCCGTACACCCCTGGGCCGGACGGCCTGCTGTACAAGTCACGCTGCACGGCGCTGCTGCACCGGCTGCTCGCGGAGGGCGACCGGGCCGGGGCGGTCGAGCTGTACCTGTCACAGACCGGGATCCCGGAGGAGACGGTCGCCCGCATGCGCCGGGCCCCGCTGTGGGCGGGCCTGGAAGCGGTGGCCCACACCCTCGCGTACGACGACGCCCTGCTGGGTGACGGCGCGGTGCCCGTCGCACGGTTCGCGTCCGTCACGGCGCGCACCCTCGTCATGACGGGCGGCTTCAGCACGGAGCAGGCCAGGACGACGAGCCTGGCCCTCGCGGCAGCGGTCCCACGCGCCAGGCAGCGCACCCTGACCGGTCAGACCCGCGAGCTGGCACCGCACGCGATCGCGCCGGTGCTGGCGGAGTTCTTCGCCCGGGAGGTGTTCGCCGGACGGGTTTCCCGATGA
- the mnmA gene encoding tRNA 2-thiouridine(34) synthase MnmA, with protein MTETSQRPLRVLAAMSGGVDSAVAAARAAEAGHDVTGVHLALSANPQSFRTGARGCCTIEDSRDARRAADVIGIPFYVWDLAERFREDVVDDFVAEYEAGRTPNPCLRCNEKIKFAALLDKALALGFDAVCTGHYATVVLKDDGTREMHRASDMAKDQSYVLGVLDERQLAHAMFPLGDTLTTKDEIRAEAERRGLAVAKKPDSHDICFIADGDTQGFLAGRLGGPAEGDILDEEGAKVGTHEGAFGFTIGQRKGLRIGHPAPDGKPRYVLDISPVNNTVTVGPVEALDVTALTAIKPRWCGTAPSGPGTYTAQLRAHGGETEVTAELTDGILSVDFTEPVRGVAPGQAVVLYDGTRVVGSATIATTVRRERAAAGG; from the coding sequence ATGACTGAGACCTCCCAGCGCCCCCTCCGCGTGCTCGCCGCCATGTCGGGCGGAGTCGACTCCGCCGTCGCGGCCGCCCGAGCCGCCGAGGCAGGCCACGACGTGACCGGTGTGCACCTCGCCCTCTCCGCGAACCCGCAGTCCTTCCGTACGGGCGCGCGCGGCTGTTGCACCATCGAGGACTCCCGGGACGCCCGCCGCGCGGCGGACGTCATCGGCATCCCGTTCTACGTCTGGGACCTGGCGGAACGCTTCCGTGAGGACGTCGTGGACGACTTCGTCGCGGAGTACGAGGCCGGGCGGACGCCCAACCCCTGCCTGCGCTGCAACGAGAAGATCAAGTTCGCGGCGCTGCTCGACAAGGCGCTGGCCCTCGGCTTCGACGCGGTCTGCACCGGCCACTACGCCACGGTCGTGCTGAAGGACGACGGCACCCGCGAGATGCACCGTGCCTCGGACATGGCCAAGGACCAGAGCTACGTCCTCGGTGTCCTGGACGAGAGGCAGCTCGCCCACGCGATGTTCCCGCTGGGCGACACCCTCACCACCAAGGACGAGATCCGGGCCGAGGCCGAGCGCCGCGGTCTGGCGGTCGCGAAGAAGCCCGACAGCCACGACATCTGCTTCATCGCGGACGGCGACACCCAGGGCTTCCTGGCCGGCCGGCTCGGCGGCCCGGCGGAGGGCGACATCCTCGACGAGGAGGGCGCCAAGGTCGGCACCCACGAGGGCGCGTTCGGCTTCACCATCGGCCAGCGCAAGGGCCTGCGCATCGGCCACCCGGCCCCCGACGGCAAGCCCCGCTACGTCCTGGACATCTCCCCGGTGAACAACACGGTGACGGTCGGCCCGGTGGAGGCCCTGGACGTCACCGCCCTCACCGCGATCAAGCCCCGCTGGTGCGGCACGGCCCCGTCCGGGCCCGGCACGTACACCGCTCAGCTGAGGGCCCACGGCGGCGAGACCGAGGTGACGGCCGAGCTGACCGACGGCATCCTGTCGGTCGATTTCACCGAGCCGGTCCGGGGTGTGGCACCGGGCCAGGCGGTCGTGCTGTACGACGGGACGCGGGTCGTCGGCTCGGCGACGATCGCGACGACGGTGCGCAGGGAGAGGGCGGCGGCGGGCGGCTGA